The DNA sequence CGGAAAATGCTGTTTATGTGGCAGATGTGGGCCAGAACCAGATATGGTCGGCCAAGAACTTCTGCGGGAGCGGGCGCTTCCTCACCACAGGCGGCATGGGCACCATGGGTTACAGCATTCCCGCGGCATTGGGCGCTAAACTGGCGGCTTTCGACCGCATGACGATCGCTGTCTGCGGGGATGGCTCCTTCCAAATGTCCATGAACGAGCTGGCCACCATGTGCCAGCATGATATACCCATTAAGGTGATTATTCTGCGCAACGGCAAGCTGGGCATGGTGCGGGAGATTCAGTCCCGGGCCTATGGCGGCCGTGAAATAGCGGTAGAGCTTTCCGGCAGCCCCGATTTCGGCAAGATTGCCGAGGCCTATGGCATTGCCCACGCCAGCGTGGAGCGGCCGGAGGAGCTGGAAGCCGCCTTGGAACAAATGCTGCAAAACGACAGCGCCTTCCTGCTGGAATGCGCCGTTGACCCGGAGGAGGGAACCGCTTGAAAACCATAGTATCTGTATTGGTGGAAAACCGTTCGGGAGTTCTCTCCCGAACTGCCGGGCTGTTTGCCCGCCGGGGCTTTAACATTGAAAGCTTGGCGGTTGGTGAAACCGAGGATCCTACCGTTTCCCGCATGACCATTGTGGTGGAAGGGGATGACCGCATCATCGAGCAGGTGAGCAAGCAGCTCAACAAGCAGGTGGATGTGATCAAAGTGCGGGAGTTGCCCGCCGTGTCTTCCACTCGCCGGGAGCTGGCCCTCATCAAGGTCAACGCCACGCCCAAAAACCGGGGCCAGATTAATGAGCTTGTGGAAATTATGAAGGCCAAGATAGTTGATATTTCCCCCGCCACCCTCACCATTGAAATTGCCGACCGCCCCGAGCGGGTGGGCCAGCTGCTTGAAATGGTGCTGCCCTATGGGGTGGTTGAAATAGTCCGCACCGGCATGATTGCTCTGCATAAGGGCAGTGAAGCCATTGGAATAGTTGAATAGAATAAAAGATCAAAAAACAGGAGGTAGCGAAATGGTACAGATGTTTTATGACAAGGACTGCAACATGGATTTATTGAAGGGTAAAACTGTAGCGATTATCGGTTACGGCAGTCAGGGTCACGCCCATGCCCAGAACCTGCATGAGAGCGGTGTAAAAGTAGTGGTTGGCCTGCGTTCCGATTCCCCCCGCTGTGAGCAGGTAAAGAAGGATGGCCTGACCGTAATGGAAACCGCAGCCGCAGCCAAGGCCGCCGACATGATTATGATGCTGACCCCTGATGAGGTTATGCCCGATATCTATAAAGAAAGTGTACTTCCCGGCTTGGAAGAAGGCAACATTTTGGCCTTTGCCCATGGCTTTTCTATCCACTTCAACCAGATCGTACCCCCCTCCAATGTTGATGTTGTTATGATTGCCCCCAAAGGCCCCGGACACACCGTTCGCAGCCAGTATCAGGAGGGCAAGGGCGTTCCTTCTCTTATCGCCATCCAGCAGGATGCCTCCGGCCGTGCAAGAGATTTTGCTCTGGCTTATGCCTGCGGCATCGGCGCAGGCCGTGCAGGCATCATCGAAACCACCTTTAAAGAGGAAACCGAGACCGATCTCTTTGGTGAGCAGGCTGTTCTCTGCGGCGGCGTAACCGAGCTGATGAAGGCTGGCTTTGATACCTTGGTGGAAGCCGGTTATTCCCCTGAAATGGCTTATTTTGAGTGTGTTCATGAAATGAAGCTGATCGTTGACCTGATTAACAGCGGCGGCTTTGCCATGATGCGCTATTCCATCAGCAACACCGCTGAATACGGCGATTATGTCACCGGCAAGCGCATCATCACCGAGGATACCCGCAAGGAAATGAAAAAGGTTCTGCGTGAGATTCAGGATGGCACCTTCGCTGGCAAATGGATCACCGAAAACCGTGCCGCTGGCAAGGCCAACTTCTTGGCAATGCGCCGTGTGGAAGCCGCTCACGGTGTGGAAACCGTTGGCGCAAAGCTCCGCAAGATGATGAGCTGGCTCAAGAAATAGGCTTATTGCTTAAAGAGTGTAGGAAAGGCCCTTCTCCTGCGCTCTTTCCCTTCAAAGGGGTTCAAGTCCATTATGGTACTACGTCAAACGCATGGAAATCTTCTAGGAAATAGAGAGACCTGAAAGTGGCCTGCTTTCCGTAATTCCTCGAAGGCGAATTCATTTCGCCGCAGATTTCCTTAACTCGCTCCCGTC is a window from the Oscillospiraceae bacterium MB08-C2-2 genome containing:
- the ilvN gene encoding acetolactate synthase small subunit, giving the protein MKTIVSVLVENRSGVLSRTAGLFARRGFNIESLAVGETEDPTVSRMTIVVEGDDRIIEQVSKQLNKQVDVIKVRELPAVSSTRRELALIKVNATPKNRGQINELVEIMKAKIVDISPATLTIEIADRPERVGQLLEMVLPYGVVEIVRTGMIALHKGSEAIGIVE
- the ilvC gene encoding ketol-acid reductoisomerase; the protein is MVQMFYDKDCNMDLLKGKTVAIIGYGSQGHAHAQNLHESGVKVVVGLRSDSPRCEQVKKDGLTVMETAAAAKAADMIMMLTPDEVMPDIYKESVLPGLEEGNILAFAHGFSIHFNQIVPPSNVDVVMIAPKGPGHTVRSQYQEGKGVPSLIAIQQDASGRARDFALAYACGIGAGRAGIIETTFKEETETDLFGEQAVLCGGVTELMKAGFDTLVEAGYSPEMAYFECVHEMKLIVDLINSGGFAMMRYSISNTAEYGDYVTGKRIITEDTRKEMKKVLREIQDGTFAGKWITENRAAGKANFLAMRRVEAAHGVETVGAKLRKMMSWLKK